From Argopecten irradians isolate NY chromosome 12, Ai_NY, whole genome shotgun sequence, one genomic window encodes:
- the LOC138304715 gene encoding leucine-rich repeat-containing protein 15-like, translating into MACTLIQTTFLVVYLASFLPVSQVSAAKPAATAAQSTMTYTCSVCKCSITVLQRGQSVAADCSNLQLTETPLDLPRRISTLNMSKNKVNSSQLLHLYKYPNLRHVKASFNAFTTFNVSKEGSLSSNFQILTLDLSGNVLKYVNNHTFDKMPYIREIRGLEALEFSSNSLNQLTDLQKLSITSHQVDIPQDLFRNLRISELKLNATEALYLPDKLFRHSTRPLLSNLSIVGRELREFPVDIMRSLVLLNRVEIVGTNMRLPAHLFHENTVGPNSNEDMPVNLKTIIIDGVRSLPRIIFHKQKSLEHLELHGVEDLPFGLFESVTLDSLDLSECDIYELQSESFQGLSSLRMLNLSDTKLTSIKVSAFTGLQSLTSLDLSNNFVDNIAPALFDKLRRTLVTLVISNSSLDVLDENAFRNMMSLEKLDLSKNNLTSLPPSLLSDLGKLVDLNLKENQLHNIPPNVLQAQVNMEDLNLGTNLLTGLPPKVFDTARSLRKVDLSDNNITFLPENIFRGTHFLETVKLSGNPLHCGCEVLLLPKNIIGLELHGYCNSPIEYASTPIQDVQTGDRCIPTTTTTIPTTTTIPTTTTTRTTTTTPLTTTTLPTTTTPTKTTTTLERGIIISPTPTITVKDESSSESTQYAFGSTDWTVSSYGDIQPSVTLTNANLTTTYNDSFLANVELAQSGGHIFGSFGLDGIYIALGVVATVFSLGSFAIVMYRRRQAARSMVYVVNPEESTDHSGDGLVGNFARVEPDSFDRVVVDDNSPGENPGVRPGP; encoded by the coding sequence ATGGCGTGCACTCTTATCCAGACGACATTTTTGGTAGTTTATTTGGCTTCATTTTTGCCAGTGTCACAAGTGTCTGCAGCCAAACCTGCCGCGACAGCAGCCCAGTCTACCATGACCTATACTTGTTCTGTATGCAAATGTTCCATCACTGTGTTACAACGAGGACAATCTGTGGCGGCAGACTGCTCAAATTTACAACTGACGGAAACACCACTTGATCTCCCAAGAAGGATAAGTACTTTGAACATGTCTAAGAATAAAGTGAATTCATCACAACTTCTTCATCTTTACAAGTATCCGAATTTGCGACATGTTAAGGCTTCATTCAATGCCTTCACAACATTCAACGTGTCAAAAGAAGGATCTCTTTCCAGCAACTTTCAAATTTTGACGCTCGATCTATCAGGAAACGTTTTGAAGTACGTTAACAATCACACTTTTGACAAAATGCCATATATTCGTGAAATCAGAGGTTTAGAAGCATTGGAATTTTCGTCGAATTCTTTAAACCAACTGACTGATCTACAGAAACTCTCTATTACTTCTCATCAGGTCGACATTCCACAGGACCTTTTCCGTAATCTCAGGATTTCAGAACTTAAGCTGAATGCCACGGAAGCACTTTACCTACCAGATAAGCTGTTCCGACACTCCACGAGACCTCTACTATCTAATCTGTCAATAGTTGGCAGAGAACTAAGAGAATTTCCTGTTGACATCATGAGGAGCCTTGTGCTGTTGAATCGCGTCGAAATCGTGGGCACCAATATGCGACTACCCGCTCATTTGTTCCACGAGAATACCGTTGGGCCTAACAGCAACGAGGATATGCCAGTAAATTTGAAGACGATAATAATAGATGGTGTGCGAAGTCTACCCAGGATAATCTTccacaaacaaaaaagtttagAACACCTGGAACTTCACGGTGTTGAAGATCTtccatttggattgtttgaAAGTGTGACGTTGGATTCCTTGGACTTGTCTGAATGCGATATATACGAACTTCAGTCAGAATCGTTTCAGGGTCTTTCTAGTTTAAGAATGTTAAACCTCTCCGATACCAAGCTTACAAGTATCAAAGTTTCAGCCTTCACGGGCCTGCAATCATTGACTAGTCTGGACTTGTCCAATAACTTCGTAGATAACATAGCACCAGCATTGTTTGATAAACTTCGAAGAACATTGGTTACACTGGTAATTTCTAACAGCTCTTTGGATGTGTTAGACGAGAATGCGTTTAGAAATATGATGTCGTTGGAAAAACTTGAtctaagtaaaaacaatttaactAGTCTTCCACCGTCTCTTCTGAGCGACCTCGGAAAACTGGTCGATCTGAATTTGAAAGAAAACCAACTACACAATATCCCACCAAATGTGTTACAAGCCCAAGTCAATATGGAAGACCTCAACCTTGGAACAAATCTGCTGACAGGACTCCCTCCGAAAGTGTTTGATACCGCACGATCTCTACGAAAGGTAGACTTGTCTGATAACAATATCACTTTCCTTCCGGAGAATATTTTCAGGGGGACACATTTTCTGGAAACTGTGAAGTTGTCAGGCAACCCTCTACACTGCGGCTGTGAGGTTCTACTGTTGCCAAAAAACATCATTGGTTTAGAATTACACGGGTATTGCAATTCTCCTATTGAGTACGCATCTACGCCCATACAGGACGTCCAGACTGGTGACAGATGCATTCCAACTACAACAACGACTATCCCGACCACAACGACTATCCCGACCACAACGACTACCCGGACCACAACGACGACCCCACTCACAACAACGACTCTACCTACAACAACGACCCCGACCAAAACCACGACAACGCTCGAGCGTGGCATCATTATTTCCCCAACGCCCACAATCACTGTGAAAGACGAGTCCAGTTCAGAATCCACTCAATATGCTTTCGGAAGTACAGACTGGACAGTAAGTAGTTATGGTGACATTCAGCCATCGGTCACTCTTACAAATGCCAACTTAACTACGACGTACAACGACTCTTTCCTAGCAAACGTGGAGTTGGCTCAGAGCGGTGGTCATATCTTCGGATCGTTTGGTCTCGATGGAATTTACATTGCATTGGGAGTAGTTGCGACAGTGTTTAGTTTGGGTTCATTTGCTATAGTGATGTATCGCAGAAGGCAAGCTGCACGCAGCATGGTGTATGTTGTTAACCCAGAAGAGTCCACGGATCATTCTGGTGATGGCCTCGTTGGAAACTTTGCGCGAGTAGAACCCGATTCTTTTGATCGTGTTGTAGTCGACGACAATTCTCCTGGAGAAAATCCTGGAGTTAGACCTGGACCGTGA